A stretch of Saccharothrix texasensis DNA encodes these proteins:
- a CDS encoding cyclase family protein, whose product MTALDAPAVAGWLTGALGGGVEVFDLGRPLYRGMPQSPNHPPYWHTLPRRHGDAVRADGGSAAADHISLGTHVGTHVDAFSHVSHDGRLFGGVDAAEAQRGGSMSAHGAETIEPMFRRGVLLDVPGALGLPTCEPGYEITPDDLDLTVRRQGVDVRDGDVVLLRSGWGARFGQGGPAEYIGHDSGVPGIGEAGARWLAERRVHAAGADTIAFECLPPGRGHSLLPAHRVLLVEHGTYIIETLDLERIAAAAVHEFLFVLSPLKLVGATGSPVRPLAVTPKAAS is encoded by the coding sequence GTGACCGCCCTCGACGCACCCGCCGTCGCCGGCTGGCTGACCGGCGCCCTCGGCGGCGGGGTCGAGGTCTTCGACCTCGGCCGCCCCCTGTACCGGGGCATGCCGCAGTCGCCGAACCACCCGCCGTACTGGCACACCCTGCCCCGCAGGCACGGTGACGCGGTGCGCGCGGACGGCGGCTCGGCCGCGGCCGACCACATCTCGCTCGGCACCCACGTGGGCACGCACGTCGACGCGTTCTCCCACGTCTCGCACGACGGGCGGCTCTTCGGGGGCGTCGACGCGGCCGAGGCCCAGCGGGGCGGCTCGATGAGCGCGCACGGCGCGGAGACCATCGAGCCCATGTTCCGGCGGGGCGTGCTGCTCGACGTGCCCGGGGCACTGGGGCTGCCGACGTGCGAGCCCGGCTACGAGATCACCCCGGACGACCTCGACCTGACCGTCCGGCGCCAGGGCGTGGACGTGCGCGACGGTGACGTGGTGCTGCTGCGCAGCGGCTGGGGCGCGCGCTTCGGCCAGGGCGGCCCGGCCGAGTACATCGGGCACGACTCGGGCGTGCCGGGCATCGGCGAGGCTGGTGCGCGCTGGCTGGCCGAACGCCGCGTGCACGCCGCGGGCGCGGACACCATCGCCTTCGAGTGCCTGCCCCCGGGCCGGGGGCACAGCCTGCTGCCCGCGCACCGCGTGCTGCTGGTGGAGCACGGCACCTACATCATCGAGACCCTCGACCTGGAGCGGATCGCCGCCGCCGCGGTCCACGAGTTCCTGTTCGTCCTGTCCCCGCTCAAGCTCGTGGGCGCCACGGGCTCCCCGGTCCGCCCACTGGCCGTGACCCCGAAGGCGGCGTCGTGA
- a CDS encoding MmgE/PrpD family protein produces MTDQTLSAVLAEFAVRPGPLPSEVTASVRDRVLDVLGLCVGARQLDTSAAAIAYVLEQGGTGQAHVVGEEQRVPAALAALANGVLAHSLDYDDTHLPSVLHPSASVVPAALAAAEAVRADGPALLAAVAVGLEVCVRLGMAGYDHATNNSVYFEHGQHATSICGAIGSAVAAAVLYGLDAAGVAHAIGVSASMSSGVIEANRTGGTVKRLHCGWAAHAGVSAAQLVRHGFTGPPTVLEGRFGFFEAFLHGRFDADALTDGLGEKWEVPRIFFKPYPANHFTHTIVDAGRALREQGVDPDEVESLVIGVPEPVVRTVGEPIGRKRAPSTPYEAQFSGPYAVSIGLLGGSGLGASLADYAPDRLDEPRRRRLMACADVVADEECTAIFPHQFPAVVRARTRDGREWTAKVPANRGGPDNPLTVEELRAKFRDNARELLDEDAVRAVEEGVARLPDGFPPHELLALTRVRPGA; encoded by the coding sequence GTGACCGATCAGACCCTCAGCGCCGTCCTGGCCGAGTTCGCCGTCCGGCCGGGACCGTTGCCCTCGGAGGTGACCGCGAGCGTCCGGGACCGGGTGCTCGACGTCCTCGGCCTGTGCGTCGGCGCGCGACAGCTCGACACGAGCGCGGCGGCCATCGCCTACGTCCTGGAACAGGGCGGGACGGGCCAGGCCCACGTCGTCGGCGAGGAGCAGCGGGTACCGGCCGCGCTGGCGGCGCTGGCCAACGGCGTCCTGGCCCACTCGCTGGACTACGACGACACCCACCTGCCCTCGGTGCTGCACCCGAGCGCCTCGGTGGTGCCGGCCGCGCTGGCCGCCGCGGAAGCGGTGCGCGCGGACGGGCCGGCGCTGCTCGCCGCCGTCGCGGTCGGGCTGGAGGTGTGCGTCCGGCTCGGCATGGCCGGCTACGACCACGCCACCAACAACTCGGTGTACTTCGAGCACGGGCAGCACGCCACCTCGATCTGCGGCGCGATCGGCAGCGCGGTGGCCGCCGCGGTCCTGTACGGGCTGGACGCCGCGGGTGTCGCGCACGCGATCGGCGTGTCCGCGTCGATGTCCTCCGGCGTGATCGAGGCCAACCGCACCGGCGGCACGGTCAAGCGGCTGCACTGCGGCTGGGCCGCCCACGCCGGGGTCAGCGCCGCGCAGCTGGTGCGCCACGGGTTCACCGGTCCGCCGACGGTGCTGGAGGGCAGGTTCGGGTTCTTCGAGGCGTTCCTGCACGGCCGGTTCGACGCCGACGCGCTCACCGACGGGCTGGGCGAGAAGTGGGAGGTGCCGAGGATCTTCTTCAAGCCCTACCCCGCCAACCACTTCACCCACACCATCGTGGACGCCGGGCGCGCGCTGCGGGAGCAGGGCGTGGACCCCGACGAGGTCGAGTCGCTGGTGATCGGCGTGCCCGAGCCGGTGGTGCGCACCGTCGGCGAGCCGATCGGCCGCAAGCGCGCGCCGAGCACCCCTTACGAGGCGCAGTTCAGCGGGCCCTACGCGGTGTCCATCGGCCTGCTCGGCGGCTCCGGCCTCGGCGCCTCGCTCGCCGACTACGCGCCCGACCGGCTGGACGAACCCCGCCGCAGGCGGCTGATGGCGTGCGCGGACGTGGTCGCCGACGAGGAGTGCACGGCGATCTTCCCGCACCAGTTCCCGGCCGTGGTGCGGGCGCGCACCCGCGACGGTCGCGAGTGGACGGCGAAGGTGCCGGCCAACCGGGGTGGCCCGGACAACCCGCTGACCGTCGAAGAGCTGCGCGCGAAGTTCCGGGACAACGCGCGGGAGCTGCTCGACGAGGACGCGGTGCGCGCGGTGGAGGAAGGCGTGGCGCGGCTGCCCGACGGCTTCCCGCCGCACGAGCTGCTCGCCCTCACCCGCGTCCGACCGGGCGCTTGA
- a CDS encoding dihydroorotase: protein MANYDLILHDVDLVRPGVEGVRRTSIGVRDGKVAAISPDLDTADADEVVDGGGRLAFPGVVDAHQHWGIYNELGADAASESRACAQGGVTTALTYMRTGQYYLNKGGDYATFFPEVLETTRGRAHVDYGFHLAPMMRGHIDEIPELVETFGVSSFKVFMFYGSHGLHGKSDDQSSFLMIPEGERYDYAHFEFVMRGIQAARERFPERADEISLSLHCETAEIMTAYTELVEKEGVLTGLEAYSASRPPHSEGLAISIASYLAHETGLTNINLLHLTSRKAVDAALRMARAFPHIDFRREVTIGHLLADFRTAHGLGGKVNPPLRDRDDVDALWEYVADGTIDWVVSDHACCRDETKFGDPRDDVFVAKSGFGGTEYLLAGLVTEGSRRGLPLHRVAELASANPARRYGLRAKGDLDIGYDADIALVDPDHHWVVRAADSESTQEYTPFEGFELTARVTDTFLRGHRVLEDGKVVGDPAGRYLPRPTT, encoded by the coding sequence ATGGCGAACTACGACCTCATCCTGCACGACGTCGACCTCGTCCGGCCGGGCGTGGAAGGGGTCCGGCGCACCTCCATCGGCGTGCGGGACGGGAAGGTCGCCGCGATCTCACCCGACCTGGACACCGCGGACGCCGACGAGGTCGTGGACGGCGGCGGCCGGCTCGCCTTCCCCGGCGTGGTCGACGCCCACCAGCACTGGGGCATCTACAACGAGCTGGGCGCGGACGCCGCGTCGGAGAGCCGCGCCTGCGCGCAGGGCGGGGTGACGACGGCCCTGACCTACATGAGGACCGGCCAGTACTACCTCAACAAGGGCGGCGACTACGCCACCTTCTTCCCGGAGGTGCTGGAGACCACGCGGGGCCGCGCGCACGTCGACTACGGGTTCCACCTGGCGCCGATGATGCGCGGGCACATCGACGAGATCCCCGAGCTGGTCGAGACGTTCGGCGTGTCGTCGTTCAAGGTGTTCATGTTCTACGGCTCGCACGGCCTGCACGGGAAGTCGGACGACCAGAGCTCGTTCCTGATGATCCCGGAAGGGGAGCGCTACGACTACGCGCACTTCGAGTTCGTGATGCGCGGCATCCAGGCCGCCCGCGAGCGGTTCCCGGAGCGCGCGGACGAGATCTCGCTGTCGCTGCACTGCGAGACCGCGGAGATCATGACCGCCTACACCGAGCTGGTGGAGAAGGAGGGCGTGCTGACCGGGTTGGAGGCCTACTCGGCGTCGCGCCCCCCGCACTCCGAGGGCCTGGCCATCTCGATCGCCTCCTACCTCGCGCACGAGACCGGGCTGACCAACATCAACCTGCTGCACCTGACCTCGCGCAAGGCGGTCGACGCCGCGTTGCGGATGGCGCGGGCGTTCCCGCACATCGACTTCCGGCGCGAGGTGACCATCGGCCACCTGCTGGCGGACTTCCGCACGGCTCACGGCCTGGGCGGCAAGGTGAACCCGCCGCTGCGCGACCGCGACGACGTGGACGCGTTGTGGGAGTACGTGGCCGACGGCACGATCGACTGGGTGGTCAGCGACCACGCCTGCTGCCGGGACGAGACGAAGTTCGGCGACCCGCGCGACGACGTGTTCGTCGCCAAGTCCGGCTTCGGGGGCACGGAGTACCTCCTGGCGGGCCTGGTCACCGAGGGGTCGCGGCGCGGTCTGCCGCTGCACCGCGTGGCGGAGCTGGCGTCGGCCAACCCGGCCAGGCGCTACGGCCTGCGCGCCAAGGGCGACCTCGACATCGGCTACGACGCCGACATCGCCCTGGTCGACCCCGACCACCACTGGGTGGTGCGGGCGGCGGACTCGGAGTCGACCCAGGAGTACACGCCCTTCGAGGGTTTCGAACTGACCGCGAGGGTGACGGACACCTTCCTCCGCGGCCACCGGGTCCTGGAGGACGGCAAGGTGGTGGGCGACCCCGCGGGCCGCTACCTGCCCCGCCCGACCACCTGA
- a CDS encoding class F sortase, with translation MTARNRAVIAAAAAALLIAGLLATALLRSPGDGGPTGQAAGQPATAAPPQVSAAAPVEVRIRALGARSSLIPLGLNADGTAEVPPLEQPLQAGWYKHGPAPGDPGPAVLLGHVDGHGRPGIFHDLATLSPGDRVEVTRHDQTTVSFTISRVDRVAKDHFPTDAVYGETTTPQLRLITCGGAFDPATGDYRDNVIAYADLD, from the coding sequence GTGACCGCCCGCAACCGCGCGGTCATCGCCGCGGCCGCGGCCGCGCTGCTGATCGCGGGCCTGCTCGCCACGGCCCTGCTCCGGTCACCCGGCGACGGCGGCCCCACCGGGCAGGCTGCCGGGCAACCCGCCACCGCGGCACCACCGCAGGTGTCCGCCGCCGCACCGGTCGAGGTGCGCATCCGAGCCCTCGGCGCCCGCTCCAGCCTCATCCCGCTCGGCCTCAACGCCGACGGCACCGCCGAGGTCCCGCCGCTGGAGCAGCCCCTCCAGGCCGGCTGGTACAAGCACGGCCCCGCACCCGGCGACCCCGGCCCCGCCGTCCTGCTCGGCCACGTCGACGGCCACGGCCGACCCGGCATCTTCCACGACCTCGCGACGCTGAGCCCCGGCGACCGCGTCGAGGTCACCCGCCACGACCAGACCACGGTCAGCTTCACCATCAGCCGGGTCGACCGCGTCGCCAAGGACCACTTCCCCACCGACGCCGTCTACGGCGAGACCACCACACCGCAACTGCGCCTGATCACCTGCGGCGGCGCGTTCGACCCCGCCACCGGCGACTACCGGGACAACGTCATCGCCTACGCCGACCTCGACTGA
- a CDS encoding vWA domain-containing protein produces the protein MRRLGAGLAAAALVLAGGVPAGAVDGTLPGGIGIAVDVETPLPDTVIPKGTTTVVGTASIGTKAATPTTSLVYVLDSSGSLTQRGWDAEKQAVGEFHRQVAQQPYLGVGATGLVAFSTAAQAAWTGPAAGPRFHDVLAALPWQDGSTNFTAGLRVGTEVANATTEPRSIMIFLSDGRDNHTLENFEGALAAVPERVDIHTVAFGPDATCSSGPRSLKRMADATGGACVQAPDIRDLPTALGTLFPSELQRLTLTVDGGPELPITDITPALPQPGPRQVRYTVETPPLDVGNHPLCVTAHGTDYAGAGKVTDCTNVIILEPAPSTTPTTSPTSTTPTSPGGPPPTAALPGNRQVSVIPRGGVDTGGGTAAP, from the coding sequence ATGAGAAGGCTCGGAGCCGGGCTGGCCGCCGCCGCGCTGGTGCTGGCCGGCGGTGTGCCGGCGGGTGCCGTGGACGGCACCCTGCCCGGCGGGATCGGGATCGCGGTGGACGTCGAGACGCCGTTACCCGACACGGTGATCCCCAAGGGCACCACCACGGTGGTCGGCACGGCGTCGATCGGCACGAAGGCGGCGACGCCGACGACGTCGCTGGTGTACGTGCTCGACAGCTCCGGCAGCCTCACCCAGAGGGGGTGGGACGCCGAGAAGCAGGCCGTCGGCGAGTTCCACCGGCAGGTGGCGCAGCAGCCGTACCTGGGGGTGGGCGCGACCGGCCTGGTCGCGTTCTCCACCGCGGCGCAGGCCGCCTGGACCGGTCCCGCGGCGGGGCCGCGGTTCCACGACGTGCTGGCGGCCCTGCCCTGGCAGGACGGCAGCACCAACTTCACCGCAGGGCTCAGGGTGGGCACCGAGGTCGCGAACGCGACGACCGAACCGCGGTCGATCATGATCTTCCTGTCCGACGGGCGCGACAACCACACCCTGGAGAACTTCGAGGGCGCGCTGGCCGCGGTGCCCGAGCGGGTGGACATCCACACCGTGGCCTTCGGCCCGGACGCCACCTGCAGCAGCGGCCCGCGCAGCCTCAAGCGCATGGCGGACGCCACCGGCGGCGCCTGCGTCCAGGCGCCCGACATCCGCGACCTGCCGACCGCGTTGGGGACGCTGTTCCCCTCCGAGCTGCAACGCCTGACGCTGACCGTGGACGGCGGCCCGGAGCTGCCGATCACCGACATCACCCCGGCCCTGCCGCAGCCGGGTCCCCGCCAGGTCCGCTACACCGTCGAGACCCCGCCGCTGGACGTGGGCAACCACCCCTTGTGCGTCACCGCCCACGGCACCGACTACGCCGGGGCGGGGAAGGTCACCGACTGCACCAACGTGATCATCCTCGAACCCGCGCCCAGCACCACCCCGACCACCAGCCCCACGAGCACCACCCCGACCAGCCCCGGCGGCCCGCCACCGACGGCGGCGCTGCCCGGCAACCGCCAGGTCAGCGTCATCCCGCGCGGCGGCGTGGACACCGGTGGCGGGACGGCGGCGCCGTGA